Proteins co-encoded in one Heterodontus francisci isolate sHetFra1 unplaced genomic scaffold, sHetFra1.hap1 HAP1_SCAFFOLD_323, whole genome shotgun sequence genomic window:
- the LOC137361962 gene encoding forkhead box protein J2-like, which yields MSADLGSSLTSIDWLPRLALERPRRQGSAAGTDRKPPHSYASLIALAIGSSPTRRMTLSEIYAWIAEAFPYYQRVGTGWKNSIRHNLSLNKCFRKIPRSKDTPGKGSYWTVDSNLKDDAPSPRPMKRIHKPDELDLYSAQTEHRKIPRVTQSSRQEELQEDRTGESQVPSDSQTRTLDNCAPCLRGSQSQSQTVFPFPELNFEDLNHSFRGLCRSILDQSSGREGFGNSGGEGFAPLHTPTVSCSPLFTFALPQQARNLRTSAGPASPSSQTPRSNTQSSSCGPCQGEGTHERGQEALTGNCEPVLPADWISCSDTLKAGLELASQLDWRNIDISQFPGLTENLQPTSSDPSPLDRNQFWGLCCSLNHIFLQRGLIQPQAPAHTSDEGPRNDTGIAVAPGHRLLNPSDIQDEFDWDSIV from the exons ATGTCCGCCGATCTGGGCAGCAGCCTCACCTCCATCGACTGGCTGCCCCGCCTGGCGCTCGAGAGGCCCCGGAGGCAGGGGTCCGCGGCTGGCACGGACAGGAAGCCCCCCCACAGCTACGCCAGCCTCATCGCCCTGGCCATTGgcagctcgcccacccggcggatgACCCTGAGCGAAATCTACGCCTGGATCGCGGAGGCCTTCCCCTATTACCAGCGGGTGGGAACGGGCTGGAAG AACTCGATCCGGCACAATCTCTCCTTGAATAAATGTTTTCGGAAGATTCCTCGCTCGAAGGACACGCCAGGGAAG GGATCCTACTGGACTGTGGACAGCAACCTGAAAGATGACGCCCCCTCTCCTCGTCCAATGAAAAGAATTCACAAGCCTGATGAG CTTGATCTGTATTCCGCACAgactgagcacaggaagatcccacgcgTGACGCAGTCTTCGCGACAGGAGGAACTGCAGGAGGATAGAACGGGGGAAAGTCAGGTTCCCAGCGACAGTCAG ACGAGGACCCTGGACAATTGTGCCCCTTGCCTCAGGGGATCACAGTCCCAGTCACAGACAGTGTTTCCGTTCCCGGAGCTGAACTTTGAGGATCTAAATCACTCCTTCCGCGGTTTATGTCGCTCAATCCTGGATCAGTCGTCTGGAAGGGAAG GATTCGGGAATTCCGGAGGCGAGGGCTTCGCCCCACTTCACACGCCCACCGTCTCATGCTCCCCGCTCTTCACCTTCGCTCTGCCCCAGCAGGCCAGAAACCTCCGCACCTCGGCTGGCCCTGCCTCCCCCTCCTCGCAGACCCCGCGCAGCAACACCCAGTCGAGCAGCTGCGGGCCCTGCCAGGGCGAGGGGACACATGAGCGAGGGCAGGAGGCACTGACTGGTAACTGTGAACCAG TCCTCCCCGCTGATTGGATCAGTTGTTCGGACACTCTGAAGGCTGGTCTGGAGTTGGCGAGTCAGCTGGACTGGAGGAACATCGACATCTCGCAGTTCCCAG GCCTGACCGAGAACCTGCAGCCGACGAGCAGCGACCCCAGTCCCCTCGACCGCAACCAGTTCTGGGGACTTTGCTGCTCACTGAACCACATCTTCCTGCAGCGGGGGCTAATCCAGCCCCAGGCTCCGGCCCACACCAGCGATGAAGGTCCGAGGAACGATACAG GGATTGCCGTTGCCCCCGGCCACAGGCTGTTGAATCCCAGTGATATACAGGACGAGTTTGATTGGGACTCTATTGTGTGA